A genome region from Meriones unguiculatus strain TT.TT164.6M chromosome 19, Bangor_MerUng_6.1, whole genome shotgun sequence includes the following:
- the LOC132649227 gene encoding putative vomeronasal receptor-like protein 4: MIFRDLIQRMIFVSLIGLGGLGNIILFVRHLYPFIMGPEHKNTDVILIHLAFVNTIIIYCIGVRTIATIFYIRNFLGDVGCKTTIYLERVARGLSICTTCLLSVVQAVTISPRTSLWRRLKPQTASNVLAFLLLIWIFNSLISSNLLHYITASSSMNRSVVGMSAGYCYMLPSRHTVKWLFLSLMALRDVIFQGLMGWSSGSMALHLYKHYTRMLYLHRSRSECNSRPEIRATQRVLTLMTCFLFFYLADFIFSCYTGSTVTHDSTVLNIKAFLVLSYAGLSPFVLIIRDVQIAKPCCVC; this comes from the coding sequence ATGATTTTTAGAGACCTCATCCAGAGAATGATTTTCGTTTCACTTATTGGACTCGGAGGTTTAGGAAACATCATCTTATTTGTGAGACATCTATATCCTTTCATCATGGGTCCTGAGCACAAAAATACAGATGTCATTCTCATCCACTTGGCTTTTGTAAATACGATAATTATTTATTGCATAGGAGTCAGAACCATAGCCACAATTTTCTATATCAGAAATTTCCTAGGTGATGTTGGCTGCAAAACTACAATATATCTAGAAAGGGTTGCCCGTGGCCTCTCCATCTGCACTACCTGTCTCCTCAGTGTGGTCCAGGCTGTCACCATCAGTCCCAGGACCAGCCTTTGGAGAAGGCTAAAACCACAGACTGCATCAAATGTTCTTGCCTTTCTCCTGCTCATTTGGATCTTCAATTCCCTGATAAGCTCCAACTTGCTCCACTACATCACAGCAAGCAGTAGCATGAACAGGTCTGTAGTTGGGATGTCTGCTGGGTATTGCTATATGCTGCCATCCAGGCACACAGTAAAGTGGCTTTTCCTCTCCCTCATGGCTCTTCGGGATGTCATTTTTCAGGGTCTCATGGGCTGGAGCAGTGGGTCTATGGCTCTCCATCTGTACAAACATTACACACGCATGCTCTACCTTCACAGATCCAGGTCTGAATGTAATTCCAGGCCAGAAatcagagctacacaaagagtTCTAACGCTCATgacctgtttccttttcttttacttggcagattttattttctcctgCTACACGGGTTCCACAGTGACACATGATTCTACAGTCCTAAATATTAAAGCATTTTTAGTACTTAGTTATGCTGGTCTCAGCCCCTTTGTCCTAATCATCAGAGATGTCCAGATTGCTAAGCCCTGCTGTGTCTGCTGA
- the LOC132649213 gene encoding vomeronasal type-1 receptor 4-like — translation MLLCKMCCSDQCLALLMLSLKCICILYTRKEEMVLKFIKKTIFLFMTVIGILGNMSASVNYIFNWWGGSERKPTHLILIHLAFTHIIILLVKGLPKTIETFGFSNFLDDIGCKILVYLERVARGLSICTSSLLTVVQAIIICPRASGWRTLSPKSAWHILPFFSVFWILNSLIGLNLIHSTTNTRMNESQLKSDYKYCYFMLPSQKIKWIFLPLMVLRYAVFQGAMGGASSYMVFLLHKHHQHVLYLHNSKLLCRTPPELRAAQSVLLLMLCFVFFYWTDCAFSLFLSLSSSDSTFMANTHGFLTLGYATFSPFVLIHRDGILVECWHAQWEKLRKYLSHLYVQSMGKKLLVLQNCG, via the coding sequence ATGTTATTATGCAAAATGTGCTGTTCAGATCAATGTCTAGCATTATTgatgctttctttaaaatgtatttgcatCCTGTATaccaggaaggaagaaatggttttgaagtttattaagaaaacaatttttctCTTCATGACTGTAATTGGCATTCTCGGGAACATGTCTGCTTCTGTGAATTATATATTCAATTGGTGGGGAGGCTCTGAGAGGAAACCCACACACCTTATTCTCATCCACTTGGCTTTTACACACATTATAATCCTTCTTGTAAAAGGATTGCCAAAGACAATAGAAACTTTTGGGTTCAGCAACTTCCTAGATGATATAGGCTGTAAGATCCTCGTTTACCTGGAGAGGGTGGCCCGTGGCCTCTCCATCTGCACCAGCAGTCTCCTCACTGTGGTCCAGGCCATCATCATCTGTCCCAGAGCATCTGGGTGGAGGACACTCAGTCCAAAGTCTGCATGGCACATCCTTCCATTCTTCTCAGTCTTTTGGATACTCAATTCTTTAATAGGTCTGAACCTAATCCATTCCACCACAAATACAAGAATGAATGAATCACAACTTAAAAGTGATTACAAGTATTGCTATTTTATGCTACCaagtcagaaaataaaatggattttTCTCCCTCTCATGGTCCTGAGATATGCAGTGTTTCAGGGTGCCATGGGAGGGGCCAGTAGCTACATGGTATTTCTTCTCCACAAGCACCACCAGCATGTCCTCTACCTTCACAACTCCAAGCTTCTCTGCAGAACTCCCCCTGAGCTGAGAGCTGCTCAAAGTGTCCTCCTTCttatgctctgttttgttttcttttactggaCAGATTGtgccttttctctatttttaagtCTCTCTTCAAGTGACAGTACTTTTATGGCAAATACTCATGGATTTCTGACCCTTGGTTATGCAACTTTTAGCCCCTTTGTGTTGATTCACAGGGATGGGATTCTGGTTGAGTGTTGGCATGCTCAGTGGGaaaaattgagaaaatatctcTCTCATTTGTATGTTCAATCAATGGGAAAAAAACTCTTAGTTCTGCAGAATTGTGGGTAA